In the genome of Phragmitibacter flavus, the window TGCCGGAACCCGATGTGGTTCGAATGTTGAAGAGCGATGCAACCGGGGGGCTGACTCAAGGTGAGGTCGATGAACGGTTGCGGGAGTTTGGTGGCAATGAGATGACCGCGCAGAAGCGGATGAGCGAGTGGAAGCGCTTCCTGCTGCAGTTTGCACAGCCGCTGATGTATATCCTGCTCGTGGCGTCGGTAGTGACATTGGTGCTCGGTGAGTATGTGGATTCGGCGGTGATTTTTGGGGTGACGTTCATGAACGCGCTGGTGGGATTTTTGCAGGAGAGCAAGGCCGAGAAGGCGATTGAGGCACTTTCGAAAATGGTGCTTACCGAGGCCACGGTGCGGCGTGATGGACGGAAGCAGCGGGTGAATTCGGTGAAGTTGGTGCCGGGGGACATCGTGTTGTTGCAGTCGGGCGACAAGGTTCCGGCGGATCTGCGCCTGCTCATCGTGCGCAACTTGCAGGTGGATGAGTCGGCGCTGACGGGCGAGTCGGTGGCGGTGGAGAAGGAGGTGGGCGTTGTTGAGCCAGGGGCGGGCATTGGGGATCGGAAGAACCTCGCTTTCGCGGGCACGCTGGTCACTTACGGTCAGGCTGAGGGCGTGGTGGTGGCGACGGGCAATCGCACGGAGACGGGAAAAATTGCGGGACTGATCGACGGGGCAGCAGATCTTTCCACGCCGCTCACGCGCAAGATCGCGGAATTCAGCAAGCTGGTGCTGTGGGTGATTCTTGGACTGGCGGTGCTGAGTTTTGTGATCGGTGTCGTGCGCGGGGAGAAGGCGGTGGATATGTTCATGGCGGCGGTCGCATTGGCGGTTGGCGCGATTCCAGAGGGCCTGCCTGCAGCGGTGACCATCACGCTGGCGATTGGCGTTTCGCGAATGGCCAAGCATCGGGCGATCATTCGCAAGCTTCCTGCGGTTGAGTCGCTGGGCAGCACCACCATCATCTGCTCGGACAAGACGGGAACCCTGACGGAGAACAAGATGACCGTGCAGCAGGTTTTTGCGGGTGGGAAGTTATTCGACGTGACGGGCAGTGGCTACGAAACGGCGGGTGAGGTCATGATGGATGGGGAGATTGCTGCGGTGGATCAGCACAAGGCATTGCATGAGACCTTGCTTGCGGGTTTGCTCAACAATGACTCGCAAATTGTGCGGGATGACGATCAACTTAAGGTCGAGGGCGATCCGACGGAAGGGGCGCTCATTGTGGCGGCGCAGAAGTTGGGGCTGGTTCCGGAGGACACTCACGATGCGCATCCGCGGCTTGATGTGATCCCTTTTGAATCGGAGCATCAGTTCATGGCCACACTGCACAGTCGGGGTGAGGGCGAACCACGGGTGATCTTCAAAAAGGGTTCGGTGGAGCGCTTGCTGGAACGTTGCACGCATGGGCTTGGGGATGATGGAAAGCTGGCACCTGTGGATGTCGAAGGGGTGAATGCGGCGGTTGAGCAGATGGCCGCGAAAGGGATGAGGGTGCTGGCTTTTGCGCGGTTGGAGGTGGCGCATGATCATAAGGAACTGGATCACGATCACCTGAAGGACGGACTCACTTTTCTGGGCTTGCAAGGGATGATCGACCCGCCACGCGCGGAAGCCATTTTGTCGGTGCGGAAATGTCGGGAGGCTGGCATTCAGGTGAAGATGATCACGGGCGATCATGCGTTGACTGCCCGCAGCATTGCGATGCAACTCGGCCTGCGCGGCGGTGGCGGTGGCGATGACGAGACGGAACTGATCGCGGTGACTGGGAGGGAGTTGGAGAAACTTTCTGACGATGAATTGGCTTATGTCGCCGAGCGTGCGGCGGTGTTTGCGCGGGTCGCGCCGGAACAGAAACTGAAGCTGGTGAAAGCGCTGCAATCGCGTGGTCACATTGTGGCGATGACCGGCGATGGCGTGAATGATGCGCCTGCCTTGAAGCAAGCCGACATTGGTGTGGCGATGGGCATCACTGGGACGGACGTTGCGAAAGGGGCGGCGGACATGCTGCTGACGGATGACAATTTTGCCAGCATTCAGGCGGCGGTCGAAGAGGGGCGCAGCGTTTTTGACAATCTCACCAAGTTCATCATCTG includes:
- a CDS encoding cation-transporting P-type ATPase; its protein translation is MKEDSPTSWHEVPEPDVVRMLKSDATGGLTQGEVDERLREFGGNEMTAQKRMSEWKRFLLQFAQPLMYILLVASVVTLVLGEYVDSAVIFGVTFMNALVGFLQESKAEKAIEALSKMVLTEATVRRDGRKQRVNSVKLVPGDIVLLQSGDKVPADLRLLIVRNLQVDESALTGESVAVEKEVGVVEPGAGIGDRKNLAFAGTLVTYGQAEGVVVATGNRTETGKIAGLIDGAADLSTPLTRKIAEFSKLVLWVILGLAVLSFVIGVVRGEKAVDMFMAAVALAVGAIPEGLPAAVTITLAIGVSRMAKHRAIIRKLPAVESLGSTTIICSDKTGTLTENKMTVQQVFAGGKLFDVTGSGYETAGEVMMDGEIAAVDQHKALHETLLAGLLNNDSQIVRDDDQLKVEGDPTEGALIVAAQKLGLVPEDTHDAHPRLDVIPFESEHQFMATLHSRGEGEPRVIFKKGSVERLLERCTHGLGDDGKLAPVDVEGVNAAVEQMAAKGMRVLAFARLEVAHDHKELDHDHLKDGLTFLGLQGMIDPPRAEAILSVRKCREAGIQVKMITGDHALTARSIAMQLGLRGGGGGDDETELIAVTGRELEKLSDDELAYVAERAAVFARVAPEQKLKLVKALQSRGHIVAMTGDGVNDAPALKQADIGVAMGITGTDVAKGAADMLLTDDNFASIQAAVEEGRSVFDNLTKFIIWTLPTNFGEATILLAAILLGTALPALPVQLLWINMVTAVLLGLMLVFEPKERDLMQRPPRDPKQPIITFPLFMRTGLVTLILLIGAFGAFLWEQEVRGKSVIEARTTVINVIVVVECFYLLNCRSLLHSMFFVGLWTNLAVYAGIAAMLGAQVLFTHSALMNRLFHSAPLDGTSWLYVFGVGVAAYCVVELEKWIRLKVTQKDMDAGSQDS